The following DNA comes from Streptococcus canis.
AAATACAAGGATATTTAGGGTATAATATATGTATATGTAAAGTAAGGAAGAGAGGAGGAAAGATATTGGTAGATTATTTATTTAATTCATCTGGAGAATGGATTTGCTTTAAAGTTAATAAATTTATTTGGGATACGAATGGAAATATAATTGGCTGGCTTCCATGGGGAGATAATGATGTTGTTACTATGGAAGGCGATTATTTAGGAACTATTGTAGATAAAGATAGAATTTATTATTTTTCAAATCATCCATATAGAGGCTATCCAGGTTATCCGGGTTACCCGGGTTATCCAGGCTATCCAGGCTACCCAGGGTTTGCTGGTTATAAGCCTTTGCCACCGGGTGCAAAAGATATCGTTATAAAAAAATAATATTATTAAGTTATTAAAAACTGAGAAAGCAGTAAGTCTAAGGAACATAGATTT
Coding sequences within:
- a CDS encoding 4-fold beta flower protein; this encodes MVDYLFNSSGEWICFKVNKFIWDTNGNIIGWLPWGDNDVVTMEGDYLGTIVDKDRIYYFSNHPYRGYPGYPGYPGYPGYPGYPGFAGYKPLPPGAKDIVIKK